The following proteins are encoded in a genomic region of Shinella zoogloeoides:
- a CDS encoding metal ABC transporter substrate-binding protein translates to MLRRSFNALLLSLPLLATAPAFAQEKPKVVTTFTIIADIAANVAGDAATVESITKPGAEIHNYQPTPRDILKAQDAKLVLWNGLNLELWFQKFLANLGDVPNVTVSDGVAPMSIVEGPYEGKPNPHAWMSPDNALIYVENIRKALGALDPANAATYDANAKAYGEKIKALGEEMKAKIGALPAEKRWLVTSEGAFSYLARDFGLKELFLWPINADQQGTPKQVKAVIDAVREHNIHVVFSESTVSADPARQVAAETGAAYGGVLYVDSLSEADGPVPTYLDLLRVTSETIVKGLSQ, encoded by the coding sequence ATGCTCCGCCGTTCCTTCAATGCCCTGCTTCTCAGCCTGCCGCTTCTCGCCACCGCCCCCGCCTTCGCGCAGGAAAAGCCCAAGGTGGTGACGACCTTCACAATCATCGCCGACATCGCGGCGAATGTGGCGGGCGATGCGGCCACGGTGGAATCCATCACCAAGCCGGGCGCGGAAATCCACAACTACCAGCCGACGCCGCGCGATATCCTGAAGGCGCAGGATGCGAAGCTCGTGCTCTGGAACGGCCTCAACCTGGAGCTCTGGTTCCAGAAGTTCCTCGCCAATCTCGGCGACGTGCCGAACGTCACGGTCAGCGACGGCGTCGCGCCGATGAGCATCGTGGAAGGCCCCTACGAGGGTAAGCCGAACCCGCATGCCTGGATGTCGCCGGACAATGCGCTGATCTATGTCGAGAACATCCGCAAGGCGCTCGGCGCGCTCGACCCCGCCAATGCGGCGACCTACGACGCCAACGCCAAGGCCTATGGCGAGAAGATCAAGGCTCTGGGCGAAGAGATGAAGGCCAAGATCGGCGCGCTGCCGGCGGAAAAGCGCTGGCTCGTCACCAGCGAGGGCGCCTTCTCCTATCTCGCCCGCGATTTCGGCCTCAAGGAGCTCTTCCTCTGGCCGATCAACGCCGACCAGCAGGGCACGCCCAAGCAGGTGAAGGCGGTGATCGATGCGGTGCGCGAGCACAATATCCATGTCGTCTTCAGCGAAAGCACCGTTTCCGCCGATCCCGCCAGGCAGGTCGCGGCCGAAACGGGCGCGGCTTATGGCGGCGTCCTCTATGTCGACTCGCTGAGTGAGGCGGACGGCCCCGTGCCGACCTATCTCGACCTCCTGCGCGTGACCTCCGAAACCATCGTGAAAGGTCTTTCGCAATGA
- a CDS encoding metal ABC transporter permease — protein MIDALLEPFGYGYMVNAMWVSALVGCICGFLSAYLMLKGWSLIGDALSHSIVPGVAGAYMLGLPFAAGAFLSGGLAAAAMLFLNRQTQLKEDAIIGMIFSSFFGLGLFMVSLSPTPVNIQTIVLGNILAVTREDTIQLAIIGAVTLVVLLFKWKDLMVAFFDENHARSIGLNPTGLKILFFTLLSASTVAAMQTVGAFLVVAMVVTPGATAYLLTDRFQRLIVIAAALGAGTSLTGAYLSYFLDGATGGIIVVLQTAIFLLAFLFAPKHGLIAARRRGRKALETMEGTTP, from the coding sequence GTGATCGACGCGCTGCTGGAACCCTTCGGCTACGGCTACATGGTCAACGCCATGTGGGTGAGCGCGCTGGTCGGCTGCATCTGCGGCTTCCTGTCCGCCTATCTGATGCTCAAGGGCTGGTCACTGATCGGCGATGCGCTCTCGCATTCCATCGTGCCGGGCGTCGCCGGGGCCTATATGCTCGGCCTGCCGTTTGCCGCCGGCGCCTTCCTCTCCGGTGGGCTCGCCGCCGCCGCCATGCTCTTCCTCAACCGCCAGACGCAGCTCAAGGAGGATGCGATCATCGGCATGATCTTCTCCTCCTTCTTCGGCCTCGGCCTCTTCATGGTCTCGCTCTCGCCAACACCGGTGAACATCCAGACCATCGTGCTCGGCAACATCCTCGCCGTCACGCGGGAGGATACGATCCAGCTCGCCATCATCGGCGCGGTGACGCTCGTCGTCCTGCTCTTCAAGTGGAAGGACCTGATGGTCGCCTTCTTCGACGAGAACCATGCCCGCTCCATCGGTCTCAACCCGACGGGCCTGAAGATTCTGTTCTTCACCCTCCTCAGCGCCTCGACGGTCGCGGCCATGCAGACGGTCGGCGCCTTCCTCGTCGTCGCCATGGTGGTGACGCCGGGCGCGACGGCCTATCTCCTCACCGACCGCTTCCAGCGCCTCATCGTCATCGCCGCCGCCCTCGGGGCCGGCACGAGCCTTACCGGCGCCTATCTCTCCTATTTCCTCGACGGCGCGACCGGCGGCATCATCGTCGTCCTGCAAACCGCGATCTTCCTCCTCGCCTTCCTCTTCGCGCCCAAGCACGGCCTCATCGCCGCGCGCCGCAGGGGCAGGAAGGCGCTGGAGACCATGGAAGGCACCACGCCATGA
- a CDS encoding Gfo/Idh/MocA family oxidoreductase, whose translation MTRWGLIGASTIAKEWVTSAIRATGGEIVSVMSTSAERGKAYAAEQGIPKSVTTLDALVNDPEIDAVYISTTNELHRDQALAAAKAGKHILCEKPLAMALDDARAMVKAAKDAGVVMATNHHLRNAATHRAMREAIKAGRIGTPLSARVFHAVYLPPHLQGWRLDKPEAGGGVILDITVHDADTLRFVLDSDPVEAIAFSQAGGMGQAGLEDAVMGVLRFENGVIAQFHDGFTTKFAETGLEVHGTDGSLIGRNVMTQRGTGTVTLRDASGEHELPLDHRNLYETALSAFHAAVAGKGQPSATGEDGVWSLATGLAVVEAAHTGKTVRIETGF comes from the coding sequence ATGACGCGATGGGGACTGATCGGCGCGAGCACGATCGCGAAGGAATGGGTGACAAGCGCGATCCGCGCGACGGGCGGCGAAATCGTCTCGGTGATGAGCACCAGCGCTGAACGCGGCAAGGCCTATGCGGCCGAACAGGGCATCCCGAAGTCGGTGACGACGCTCGATGCGCTGGTGAACGATCCCGAGATCGACGCCGTCTATATCTCCACCACCAACGAGCTGCACCGTGACCAGGCGCTGGCCGCCGCGAAAGCCGGCAAGCATATCCTCTGCGAAAAGCCGCTCGCCATGGCGCTTGACGATGCCCGGGCCATGGTGAAGGCCGCGAAGGATGCAGGCGTCGTCATGGCGACCAACCATCACCTGCGCAACGCCGCCACGCACCGGGCGATGCGCGAGGCCATCAAGGCCGGCCGCATCGGCACGCCGCTTTCCGCCCGCGTCTTCCACGCCGTCTACCTGCCGCCGCACCTGCAGGGCTGGCGGCTCGACAAGCCGGAAGCCGGCGGCGGCGTGATCCTCGACATCACCGTGCACGATGCCGATACGCTGCGCTTCGTGCTGGACAGCGACCCGGTGGAGGCCATTGCCTTCTCGCAGGCCGGCGGCATGGGCCAAGCGGGGCTTGAGGATGCGGTCATGGGCGTGCTGCGCTTCGAGAACGGCGTCATCGCCCAGTTCCACGACGGCTTCACCACGAAATTCGCCGAGACGGGCCTTGAGGTACACGGCACGGACGGCTCGCTGATCGGCCGCAACGTGATGACGCAGCGCGGCACCGGCACAGTGACGCTCCGCGATGCGAGCGGCGAACATGAACTGCCGCTCGACCATAGAAACCTCTACGAAACCGCCCTTTCCGCCTTCCACGCCGCCGTCGCCGGCAAGGGACAGCCCTCCGCCACGGGCGAGGACGGCGTCTGGTCGCTGGCGACCGGTCTTGCCGTCGTGGAGGCCGCCCACACGGGCAAGACCGTCCGCATCGAAACCGGATTCTGA
- a CDS encoding nucleoside hydrolase, translated as MHKVIFDTDPGVDDVMALLFLHNHPEIDLIGITTVFGNAAIETTTRNALFLKREWGIDAPVARGEGKTYNPMRNPTDWPVMIHGHDGLGNIDVPETIDLPIDPRPAHRFIIETVRANPGEVTLIAVGRMSNLAYALKEDPEIAGLVKQVIIMGGAFDVPGNITPAAEANIHGDPEAADVVMTAPWKVIVVGLDVTMKTVMTRKRLAELTAKNGRHLKLLSDISQFYIDFYGRHVKDEGMVVHDSCACIYLVAPDLFTTRPGAIRVVAGGIADGQTIQKPDARSFPPGNWDGLPSQHACIGIDAEKVMALLDETLVR; from the coding sequence ATGCATAAGGTTATTTTCGACACGGATCCCGGCGTCGACGATGTCATGGCGCTGCTCTTCCTGCACAACCATCCGGAAATCGACCTGATCGGCATCACCACCGTCTTCGGCAATGCCGCCATCGAGACGACGACGCGCAACGCGCTGTTCCTCAAGCGCGAATGGGGCATCGACGCGCCGGTCGCCCGCGGCGAGGGCAAGACCTACAACCCGATGCGCAACCCCACCGACTGGCCGGTGATGATCCACGGCCATGACGGTCTCGGCAATATCGACGTGCCGGAGACGATCGACCTGCCTATCGATCCGCGCCCGGCACACCGCTTCATCATCGAAACCGTAAGGGCCAATCCGGGCGAGGTGACGCTGATCGCCGTCGGCCGCATGTCGAACCTCGCCTATGCGCTGAAGGAAGACCCGGAGATTGCCGGTCTGGTCAAGCAGGTCATCATCATGGGCGGCGCTTTCGACGTGCCCGGCAACATCACGCCCGCCGCCGAGGCCAATATCCATGGCGACCCGGAGGCGGCCGACGTGGTGATGACCGCGCCGTGGAAGGTGATCGTCGTCGGCCTCGACGTGACGATGAAGACCGTGATGACGCGCAAGCGCCTTGCGGAACTGACCGCGAAGAACGGCAGGCACCTCAAGCTGCTTTCCGACATATCGCAGTTCTATATCGATTTCTACGGCCGGCATGTGAAGGACGAGGGCATGGTGGTGCACGACAGCTGCGCCTGCATCTACCTCGTCGCGCCGGACCTCTTCACCACCCGTCCCGGCGCGATCCGCGTCGTCGCTGGCGGCATCGCCGATGGCCAGACCATCCAGAAGCCCGACGCCCGCAGCTTCCCGCCCGGCAACTGGGACGGCCTGCCGAGCCAGCATGCCTGCATCGGTATCGATGCGGAAAAGGTGATGGCGCTGCTGGATGAGACGCTGGTGCGGTGA
- a CDS encoding FAD-dependent oxidoreductase, with protein sequence MAHIGIVGGGLMGCATALNLMERGHSVTILERDAGGLPASVGNAGILAVPEIDPLARVDMLLSVPKWLLDPLGPLTLRWQDLPALTPWLVRLLLSARPGKVAEGRAALLTLMKTAEADHAHLGALAGISGHIRDTGALTVFDSTAARDKAFAHETENAKLLGCNVEKLDAEEARRRVPALQGAFAGAVFNDGYKTFEYPLTLLRRLQAALRERATLLDATVSSVAQAESGIVVRTEGGREFTFDKLAITSGVWSRRFVADLGLKVLLETERGYNTTFMNPSTTLEMPVFFSEHGFVATPFENALRIGGAVELASPEAPANYRRAAAMRRKMRRYVPDLQEEGGTEWMGRRPSTPDSLPVISLHPRDPRIAFAFGHGHVGLTLSATTGRHVARLLSGETDAALAPFSIARFQ encoded by the coding sequence ATGGCGCATATCGGTATCGTCGGCGGCGGCCTCATGGGCTGCGCCACAGCGCTCAATCTCATGGAACGGGGCCATAGCGTCACGATCCTCGAACGGGACGCGGGCGGCCTGCCGGCCTCGGTCGGCAATGCGGGCATCCTCGCCGTGCCCGAGATCGACCCGCTCGCCCGGGTCGACATGCTGCTCTCCGTGCCGAAATGGCTGCTCGATCCGCTGGGCCCGCTGACGCTGCGCTGGCAGGACCTGCCGGCGCTCACGCCCTGGCTCGTCCGCCTCCTGCTCTCCGCCCGCCCCGGCAAGGTGGCGGAAGGCCGCGCCGCGCTCCTGACGCTGATGAAGACGGCGGAAGCCGACCATGCCCATCTCGGCGCCCTGGCCGGCATTTCCGGCCATATCCGCGACACCGGCGCGCTGACGGTCTTCGACAGCACTGCGGCGCGCGACAAGGCGTTCGCCCACGAGACGGAGAATGCGAAGCTGCTCGGCTGCAATGTCGAGAAGCTGGATGCCGAAGAGGCCCGCCGCCGCGTGCCGGCCTTGCAGGGCGCCTTTGCCGGCGCGGTCTTCAACGACGGCTACAAGACCTTCGAATATCCGCTGACCCTCTTGCGCCGGCTGCAGGCGGCGCTGCGCGAACGCGCGACGTTGCTCGACGCCACCGTTTCCTCGGTGGCGCAGGCTGAGAGCGGCATCGTCGTGCGCACGGAGGGCGGCCGGGAATTCACCTTCGACAAGCTGGCGATCACCTCGGGCGTCTGGTCACGCCGCTTCGTCGCCGATCTCGGGCTGAAAGTGCTGCTGGAAACCGAGCGCGGCTACAATACGACCTTCATGAATCCTTCGACCACGCTGGAAATGCCGGTCTTCTTCTCCGAGCACGGCTTCGTCGCCACACCCTTCGAAAATGCTCTGCGCATCGGCGGCGCGGTCGAGCTCGCCTCGCCCGAAGCCCCCGCCAACTACAGGCGCGCCGCCGCCATGCGCCGCAAGATGCGCCGCTACGTGCCCGATCTCCAGGAGGAAGGCGGCACGGAATGGATGGGCCGGCGTCCCTCCACGCCGGATTCGCTTCCCGTCATCAGCCTGCATCCGCGCGACCCGCGCATCGCCTTTGCCTTCGGCCACGGCCATGTCGGCCTGACGCTTTCGGCAACGACCGGTCGCCATGTCGCGCGTCTCCTCTCCGGTGAGACGGACGCCGCGCTCGCCCCCTTCTCCATCGCCCGCTTCCAGTAA
- a CDS encoding metal ABC transporter permease, translating to MNETLELALLPFQLAFMQTAFLVTLVIAVPMALLSCYLVLKGWSLMGDAVSHAVLPGVVIAYVLGLPFAAGAFVAGLFCALAAGYLKDNSRVKEDTILGIVFSGMFALGVVLYVKIQPDIHLDHILFGDMLGIAASDLVETIAIASASTAFILLFRKDLLVQAFDRQHASAIGLPVRLLHYGLLAVLSLVVVGALKAVGIILAVAMLVAPGAIAALLTRRFPSMLMVAVAVALGTSFCGIWLSFMIDSAPAPTIVLLMAMLFVLAFIRRMLQNRRPAQAA from the coding sequence ATGAACGAGACGCTCGAACTCGCGCTCCTGCCCTTCCAGCTCGCCTTCATGCAGACCGCCTTCCTGGTGACGCTCGTCATCGCCGTACCGATGGCGCTGCTCTCCTGCTATCTCGTGCTGAAGGGCTGGTCGCTGATGGGCGATGCGGTCTCGCATGCCGTGCTTCCCGGCGTCGTCATCGCCTATGTCCTGGGCCTCCCCTTCGCGGCCGGCGCCTTCGTCGCGGGCCTCTTCTGCGCGCTCGCCGCCGGCTATCTCAAGGATAACAGCCGGGTGAAGGAAGACACGATTCTCGGCATCGTCTTTTCCGGCATGTTCGCCCTCGGCGTTGTGCTCTATGTGAAGATCCAGCCGGATATCCATCTCGACCATATCCTCTTCGGCGACATGCTCGGCATCGCGGCCTCCGATCTCGTCGAGACGATAGCCATCGCCAGCGCCTCGACCGCCTTCATCCTCCTCTTCCGCAAGGACCTTCTGGTGCAGGCCTTCGACCGGCAGCATGCCTCGGCCATCGGCCTGCCGGTGCGTCTCCTGCATTACGGCCTTCTCGCCGTGCTCTCGCTCGTCGTGGTCGGCGCGCTGAAGGCGGTCGGCATCATCCTCGCCGTCGCCATGCTGGTCGCTCCCGGCGCCATCGCGGCCCTCCTCACGCGGCGTTTTCCGAGCATGCTGATGGTGGCCGTCGCCGTCGCGCTCGGCACGTCCTTCTGCGGCATCTGGCTGAGCTTCATGATCGACAGCGCCCCCGCGCCGACCATCGTGCTGCTGATGGCGATGCTCTTCGTCCTCGCCTTCATCCGACGGATGCTGCAGAACCGCCGGCCCGCGCAGGCGGCCTGA
- a CDS encoding LacI family DNA-binding transcriptional regulator encodes MNKSRVTVVDIARAAGVSKSTVSLVLQASPLVNEATRAKVNAVIRELGYVYNRGAANLRQSASSRIIGIIVNDLTNSFFAELAVGMDMVMQSAGYVQFLSNSAESVDRQREVIASMREHGISGLILSPARGTEAADLKPLAASGIPVVAVVRNVVGAKISSLLSDNYAGAKDAVRHLVSLGHSRIAFLGGIPNTTVFAERVQGWRDALAEAGLEAPDALVVGTTASRAGGVSAIERALMLANQPTAALCFNDAAAFGVCDGLRAAGKEPGRDFGVVGFDDVIEAETAVPALTTVSVDPQGMGRRAAQLLLKQINAGRVEPEAIVSSVRLVVRQSCGAGQKTRRMSA; translated from the coding sequence GTGAACAAGAGCCGGGTGACCGTCGTCGATATTGCGCGCGCTGCCGGCGTGTCCAAGTCGACCGTCTCGCTCGTCCTGCAGGCGAGCCCCCTCGTCAACGAGGCGACACGCGCCAAAGTGAATGCAGTCATCCGCGAGCTCGGCTATGTCTACAATCGCGGCGCGGCGAACCTGCGCCAGTCGGCCTCCTCGCGGATCATCGGCATCATCGTCAACGATCTCACCAACTCCTTCTTCGCGGAGCTGGCGGTCGGCATGGACATGGTCATGCAGTCGGCCGGCTATGTGCAGTTCCTGTCGAATTCCGCCGAAAGCGTCGACCGCCAGCGCGAGGTCATCGCCTCCATGCGCGAGCACGGCATTTCCGGCCTGATCCTCTCACCCGCCCGCGGCACGGAAGCGGCGGACCTGAAGCCGCTCGCGGCGAGCGGCATTCCCGTCGTCGCCGTGGTGCGAAACGTGGTAGGCGCGAAGATCTCCTCGCTTCTTTCCGACAATTATGCCGGTGCGAAGGATGCGGTTCGCCATCTCGTCTCGCTCGGCCATAGCCGCATCGCCTTCCTCGGCGGGATACCTAACACGACGGTCTTTGCCGAGCGCGTGCAGGGCTGGCGCGACGCGCTTGCCGAAGCGGGTCTCGAAGCACCGGATGCGCTGGTCGTCGGCACGACGGCCTCGCGCGCCGGCGGCGTTTCGGCCATCGAGCGCGCCCTGATGCTGGCGAACCAGCCGACGGCGGCGCTCTGCTTCAACGACGCGGCCGCCTTCGGCGTCTGCGACGGGTTGCGCGCGGCGGGCAAGGAGCCCGGCCGCGATTTCGGCGTGGTCGGCTTCGACGACGTGATCGAAGCCGAGACCGCCGTACCGGCGCTGACGACCGTTTCCGTCGATCCGCAGGGCATGGGCCGGCGGGCGGCGCAGCTTCTCTTGAAACAGATCAATGCGGGCCGTGTGGAGCCCGAGGCCATCGTCAGCTCCGTACGCCTCGTCGTGCGCCAGAGCTGCGGCGCCGGCCAGAAGACGAGGAGGATGTCGGCATGA
- a CDS encoding manganese/iron ABC transporter ATP-binding protein has product MRMGGKPKTVDGIVAEDVTVTYRNGLTALRHASFSVPKGTITALVGVNGAGKSTLFKAIMGFVPVAGGKVTILGLSVREALKQNLVAYVPQAEEVDWTFPVLVEDVVMMGRYGHMNWLRIPTKRDHEMVEEALSRVNMAGYRKRQIGELSGGQRKRVFLARALAQEGQVILLDEPFTGVDVTTEEQIIELLGKLRDEGRVMLVSTHNLGSVPDFCDRTVFVKGTVIASGPTAETFTEANLERAFGGVLRHFILGGRDLHDDEDRRSVKVITDDERPFVIYGEEKKP; this is encoded by the coding sequence ATGAGGATGGGCGGCAAGCCGAAGACGGTCGACGGCATCGTCGCCGAGGACGTGACCGTCACCTACCGCAACGGCCTCACGGCGCTGCGCCATGCCAGCTTCTCCGTGCCGAAGGGCACGATCACCGCGCTGGTCGGCGTCAACGGCGCGGGCAAGTCCACCCTCTTCAAGGCGATCATGGGCTTCGTACCGGTCGCGGGAGGCAAGGTGACGATCCTCGGCCTTTCCGTGCGCGAGGCGCTGAAGCAGAACCTCGTCGCCTATGTGCCGCAGGCCGAGGAGGTGGACTGGACCTTCCCCGTGCTCGTCGAGGACGTGGTGATGATGGGCCGCTACGGCCATATGAACTGGCTGCGCATCCCGACGAAACGCGACCACGAGATGGTCGAGGAGGCGCTTTCCCGCGTCAACATGGCCGGTTACCGCAAGCGCCAGATCGGCGAGCTCTCCGGCGGGCAGCGCAAGCGCGTCTTCCTCGCCCGTGCCTTGGCGCAGGAGGGACAGGTCATCCTGCTCGACGAGCCTTTCACCGGCGTCGACGTGACCACGGAGGAGCAGATCATCGAGCTGCTCGGCAAGCTGCGCGACGAGGGTCGCGTCATGCTGGTCTCCACCCACAATCTCGGCAGCGTGCCGGATTTCTGCGACCGCACGGTTTTCGTCAAGGGCACCGTCATCGCCTCCGGCCCGACGGCGGAGACCTTCACCGAGGCCAATCTGGAGCGCGCCTTCGGCGGCGTGCTGCGCCACTTCATCCTCGGCGGCCGCGACCTGCACGACGACGAGGACAGGCGCTCGGTCAAGGTCATCACCGACGACGAGCGCCCCTTCGTCATCTACGGCGAGGAGAAGAAACCGTGA
- the ung gene encoding uracil-DNA glycosylase, with amino-acid sequence MAATDVKIGESWKAPLAAEFSSPYMAELKNFLLEQKQEGRRIFPKGAEYFRALDLTPLDEVRVVILGQDPYHGEGQAHGLCFSVQAGVRIPPSLVNIYKELESDLGIAPARHGFLEYWARQGVLLLNSVLTVEMGRAASHQGRGWERFTDAVIRAVNEQDKPVVFILWGSYAQKKAAFVDRSRHLVLRSPHPSPLSAHNGFFGTRPFSQANEFLEKHGRTPIDWQLPATAG; translated from the coding sequence ATGGCAGCGACGGACGTAAAGATCGGCGAGAGCTGGAAGGCGCCGCTCGCGGCGGAATTCTCCAGTCCCTACATGGCCGAGCTGAAGAACTTCCTGCTGGAGCAGAAGCAGGAGGGCCGGCGCATTTTCCCGAAGGGGGCGGAATATTTCCGCGCGCTCGACCTGACGCCGCTCGACGAGGTGCGCGTCGTCATCCTCGGGCAGGATCCTTATCACGGCGAGGGGCAGGCGCATGGCCTGTGCTTCTCCGTGCAGGCGGGCGTTCGCATTCCGCCCTCGCTCGTCAATATCTACAAGGAACTGGAATCGGACCTCGGCATCGCGCCGGCCCGCCATGGTTTTCTCGAATATTGGGCGCGGCAGGGCGTGCTGCTGCTCAACAGCGTGCTGACGGTGGAGATGGGCCGTGCGGCCTCCCATCAGGGGCGCGGCTGGGAGCGCTTCACGGATGCGGTCATCCGCGCCGTCAACGAGCAGGATAAGCCCGTCGTCTTCATCCTCTGGGGCTCCTATGCGCAGAAGAAGGCGGCCTTCGTCGACAGGAGTCGCCATCTCGTGCTGCGCTCACCGCATCCCTCTCCGCTCTCAGCGCATAACGGCTTCTTCGGCACGCGACCGTTTTCGCAGGCGAACGAATTTCTCGAAAAGCACGGCCGCACGCCGATCGATTGGCAATTGCCGGCGACGGCGGGCTGA
- a CDS encoding dihydrodipicolinate synthase family protein, with protein MPISLSLPRADGGVEAYALVGTPTERSTAAPRFNRIAYAAAHVVSDPRRDTRPWEAPAVDWERTMAFRHHLWSLGFRIAEAMDTAQRGMGLDWAGAQELIRRSLAEAKTVPGADLACGAGTDHLNPADARSLDDVVRAYEEQIGFVEKHGGRAIMMASRALARIAQSPDDYRKVYGRILGQAKDKVVLHWLGDMFDPQLGGYWGSDAFEPALDAVLSIIEENRDKVEGIKISLLDNACEVALRDWLPEGVLCFTGDDFNYAELIEGDGRRYSHALLGIFDAVAPQASKALASLAAGDVATFRAVIEPTVPLSRKIFEAPTQYYKAGVVFLAWLNGHQDHFTMPAGMQSARGVLHYADVFRLADRANVLDRPELAAARMKNLMAVLGVA; from the coding sequence ATGCCGATCAGCCTTTCCCTGCCGCGTGCCGATGGCGGCGTCGAAGCCTATGCGCTCGTGGGCACGCCGACAGAGCGCTCTACCGCAGCGCCGCGCTTCAACCGCATCGCCTATGCCGCGGCCCATGTGGTTTCCGATCCGCGACGCGACACGCGCCCATGGGAAGCGCCGGCCGTCGACTGGGAACGCACGATGGCTTTCCGGCATCATCTCTGGTCGCTCGGTTTCCGCATCGCCGAGGCGATGGACACCGCGCAGCGCGGCATGGGGCTCGACTGGGCCGGCGCGCAGGAGCTGATCCGCCGCTCGCTTGCCGAAGCGAAGACGGTGCCGGGCGCGGACCTTGCCTGCGGCGCCGGCACGGATCACCTCAACCCCGCCGATGCCCGTTCGCTGGATGACGTCGTCAGGGCCTATGAGGAGCAGATCGGCTTCGTGGAAAAGCACGGTGGCCGGGCGATCATGATGGCGAGCCGCGCACTGGCCCGCATTGCGCAGTCGCCGGATGATTACCGCAAGGTCTATGGCCGCATTCTCGGCCAGGCGAAGGACAAGGTCGTGCTGCACTGGCTCGGCGATATGTTCGATCCGCAACTTGGTGGATATTGGGGCTCCGACGCCTTCGAGCCGGCGCTCGATGCGGTGCTTTCGATCATCGAGGAGAACCGCGACAAGGTCGAGGGTATCAAGATCTCCCTGCTCGACAACGCCTGCGAAGTGGCGCTGCGCGACTGGCTGCCGGAAGGCGTGCTCTGCTTCACCGGCGACGACTTCAACTATGCCGAACTGATCGAGGGCGACGGGCGCAGATACAGCCACGCGCTGCTCGGCATCTTCGATGCGGTCGCGCCGCAGGCCTCCAAGGCGCTGGCGTCTCTGGCGGCGGGCGATGTCGCCACCTTCCGTGCCGTCATCGAGCCGACCGTGCCGCTTTCACGGAAAATCTTTGAGGCGCCGACGCAGTATTACAAGGCGGGCGTCGTCTTTCTGGCCTGGCTGAACGGCCATCAGGATCACTTCACGATGCCGGCCGGCATGCAGTCCGCTCGCGGCGTCCTGCACTATGCCGACGTCTTCCGCCTTGCCGATCGAGCGAATGTGCTCGACAGGCCGGAGCTTGCCGCCGCGCGCATGAAAAACCTCATGGCGGTGCTCGGCGTCGCCTGA